From Microcebus murinus isolate Inina chromosome 13, M.murinus_Inina_mat1.0, whole genome shotgun sequence, the proteins below share one genomic window:
- the LOC105864176 gene encoding DNA-directed RNA polymerases I, II, and III subunit RPABC3-like, with product MAGILFEDIFDVKDIDPEGKKFDRVSRVHCESESFKMDLILDVNIQIYPVDLGDKFRLVVASTLYEDGTLDDGEYNPSVDRPSGADQFEYVMYGEVYRIEGDETSTEAATRLSAYVSYGGLLMRLQGDANNLHGFEVDSRVYLLMKKLAF from the coding sequence ATGGCGGGCATCCTGTTTGAGGATATTTTCGATGTGAAAGACATTGACCCGGAGGGCAAGAAATTTGACCGAGTGTCTCGAGTGCATTGTGAGAGTGAATCTTTCAAGATGGATCTCATCTTAGATGTAAACATCCAGATTTACCCTGTAGACTTGGGTGATAAGTTCCGGTTGGTCGTAGCTAGTACCTTGTATGAAGATGGTACCCTGGATGATGGTGAATACAACCCCAGTGTTGACAGGCCTTCCGGGGCTGACCAATTTGAGTATGTAATGTATGGGGAAGTGTACAGGATTGAGGGAGACGAAACTTCCACTGAAGCAGCAACACGCCTCTCTGCCTACGTGTCCTATGGGGGCCTGCTCATGAGGCTGCAGGGTGATGCCAACAACCTGCATGGATTTGAGGTGGATTCCAGAGTTTACCTGCTGATGAAGAAACTGGCCTTCTGA